In Staphylococcus saccharolyticus, one genomic interval encodes:
- a CDS encoding transglycosylase domain-containing protein has translation MTENKGSSQSKKTNSKNGKSGGKKNRNVKRTIIKIIGFMIIAFFVLLLLGILLFAYYAWKAPAFTESKLEDPIPAKIYDKNGDLVKTLDNGQRHEHVNIKDVPKNMKYAVLATEDNRFYHHGALDYKRLFGAIGKNLTGGFGAQGASTLTQQVVKDSFLTQQKSIGRKAQEAYLSYRLEQEYSKDEIFQVYLNKIYYSDGVTGVKAAAKYYFNKDLKDLNLAEEAYLAGLPQVPNLYNIYNNPKEANNRKDTVLYLMHKHHRITDKQYADAKKINLKANLVERTKKERQVNGNDKDPEYDSYVNFVQSELMNNKYFKDKNLGSVLQSGIKIYTNMDKDVQKTLQDRINNGTSYYKNDDQQVGATILDSKTGGLVAISGGRNYKNVVERNQATDPHPTGSSLKPFLAYGPAIENMKWATNHAIQDESSYWVDGAQFKNYDTQSHGTVSIYDALRQSFNIPALKTWQQVKKDAGNDAPKEFASKVGLDYSGKIGPSEVLGGSSSEFSPTQLASAFASIANGGTYNNAHSIQKVVTNDGDTIEYDHSSHKAMKDYTAYMLAEILKGTFKPYGSAYGHGVSGVNMGAKTGTGTYGQEIYEKYNLPDNAAKDVWINGFSPQYSMSIWMGFNKVKQYGTNSFVGHSEQEYPQYLYEDVMSDISSKDGEDFKKPDNVSGSDGENVSVKGHPDNNTTSRSVHGSSDTSSSSGGSNSASSSNSSNHSSQGNSGNALTRLFNLNLIFDYEAS, from the coding sequence ATGACGGAAAATAAAGGGTCTTCCCAATCTAAAAAGACGAATAGTAAAAATGGGAAGTCTGGTGGAAAAAAGAATAGGAACGTAAAGAGAACGATTATTAAGATTATAGGGTTTATGATTATAGCCTTTTTCGTTCTGTTGCTACTCGGTATTTTGTTGTTTGCTTACTATGCATGGAAAGCACCAGCATTTACTGAATCTAAGTTAGAAGATCCAATTCCAGCTAAGATATATGATAAAAATGGAGATCTTGTTAAAACGTTAGATAATGGTCAACGTCATGAACACGTCAATATTAAAGATGTGCCTAAAAACATGAAATATGCCGTATTAGCGACAGAAGATAATCGATTCTATCACCATGGTGCACTTGATTATAAACGTTTGTTTGGTGCTATTGGTAAGAACTTAACTGGTGGATTTGGTGCGCAAGGTGCGTCAACACTAACACAACAAGTTGTTAAAGATTCATTCTTAACACAACAAAAGTCTATCGGTCGTAAAGCGCAAGAAGCTTATCTTTCATATCGTCTTGAACAAGAATACAGTAAAGATGAGATTTTCCAAGTTTATCTGAATAAAATCTATTATTCAGATGGCGTAACTGGAGTAAAAGCTGCAGCTAAATATTACTTCAATAAAGACTTGAAAGATTTAAACTTAGCTGAAGAAGCATATCTTGCTGGTTTGCCACAAGTTCCAAACCTTTATAACATTTATAATAATCCTAAAGAAGCGAACAATCGTAAAGATACTGTACTTTATTTAATGCATAAACACCATAGAATTACTGATAAACAGTATGCAGACGCTAAAAAAATTAATCTTAAAGCGAACTTAGTAGAACGCACTAAAAAAGAACGTCAAGTTAACGGCAATGATAAAGATCCAGAGTATGATTCTTACGTAAACTTCGTTCAATCAGAATTGATGAATAACAAATACTTTAAAGATAAGAATTTAGGTAGCGTTCTTCAAAGTGGTATTAAGATTTATACTAATATGGATAAAGATGTTCAAAAAACGCTTCAAGATCGTATTAATAATGGTACTAGTTATTATAAAAATGATGACCAACAAGTTGGTGCAACTATCTTAGATAGTAAAACTGGTGGCTTAGTAGCGATTTCAGGTGGACGTAATTATAAAAACGTAGTTGAAAGAAACCAAGCTACTGACCCTCATCCTACTGGTTCTTCATTAAAACCATTCTTAGCATATGGTCCTGCAATAGAAAATATGAAATGGGCAACAAACCATGCTATTCAAGATGAATCATCTTATTGGGTAGACGGTGCTCAATTCAAAAATTATGATACTCAAAGTCATGGTACTGTTTCTATTTACGATGCATTAAGACAAAGTTTTAATATTCCAGCACTTAAAACTTGGCAACAAGTTAAGAAAGATGCAGGTAACGATGCACCTAAAGAATTCGCTTCAAAAGTTGGTTTAGATTATAGTGGTAAAATAGGTCCATCAGAAGTATTAGGTGGTTCATCTTCTGAATTCTCACCTACTCAATTAGCTTCAGCTTTCGCATCGATTGCTAATGGTGGTACTTATAATAACGCGCATTCAATCCAAAAAGTTGTGACAAACGATGGTGATACAATTGAGTATGATCATTCAAGTCATAAAGCTATGAAAGATTACACGGCATATATGTTAGCTGAAATCTTAAAAGGTACTTTTAAACCTTATGGTTCAGCTTATGGTCATGGGGTTTCTGGCGTCAATATGGGTGCTAAAACTGGTACAGGTACTTACGGTCAAGAAATTTATGAAAAGTATAACCTACCAGACAATGCAGCTAAAGACGTATGGATTAACGGGTTTTCACCACAATATTCAATGTCAATTTGGATGGGCTTCAATAAAGTTAAACAATATGGAACTAACTCATTTGTTGGTCATTCTGAACAAGAATATCCACAATATCTTTATGAAGATGTTATGTCAGATATCTCTTCTAAAGATGGCGAAGATTTTAAGAAACCAGATAATGTGAGTGGTAGTGATGGTGAAAACGTATCTGTAAAAGGTCATCCTGATAACAACACTACAAGTCGCAGTGTTCATGGAAGTAGCGATACTTCTTCCTCAAGCGGAGGCTCTAATTCAGCATCAAGTTCAAACAGTTCAAATCATTCATCACAAGGCAACTCAGGAAACGCATTAACACGTCTGTTTAACTTAAATTTAATTTTTGATTATGAAGCATCCTAA
- the recU gene encoding Holliday junction resolvase RecU translates to MNYPNGKPYSKNKSLDGRNVSPFSSNIEYGGRGMTLEKDIEQSNSYYLKSGIAVIHKKPTPVQIVNVHYPKRSKAVINEAYFRTPSTTDYNGVYNGCYIDFEAKETKNKTSFPLNNIHTHQVEHMKNTYHQKGIVFLMIRFKTLDEVYLLPYSKFERLWERYIQDIKKSITVEEIRKNGYHIPYQYQPRLNYLKAVDKLILDESEDRV, encoded by the coding sequence ATGAATTATCCAAATGGTAAGCCATACTCTAAAAATAAGTCTTTGGACGGACGAAATGTTTCCCCATTTTCAAGTAACATTGAATATGGTGGACGCGGAATGACACTTGAAAAAGATATTGAGCAATCAAATTCTTACTATCTTAAAAGTGGTATAGCAGTCATTCACAAAAAGCCTACTCCCGTTCAAATCGTTAATGTACACTATCCGAAACGTAGTAAGGCGGTGATTAATGAAGCTTATTTTCGTACACCTTCAACAACCGATTATAACGGTGTTTATAATGGATGTTATATTGATTTTGAAGCGAAAGAAACGAAGAATAAAACATCTTTTCCTTTAAATAATATCCATACACATCAGGTGGAACATATGAAAAATACATATCATCAAAAGGGAATTGTTTTTCTTATGATACGTTTTAAAACTCTTGATGAAGTATATCTATTGCCTTATTCCAAGTTTGAAAGACTTTGGGAACGGTATATCCAAGATATAAAAAAATCGATTACTGTTGAAGAAATTCGGAAAAATGGTTACCATATTCCTTATCAATATCAACCAAGATTGAATTACCTCAAGGCAGTTGATAAGTTGATATTAGATGAAAGTGAGGACCGCGTATGA
- a CDS encoding DUF1798 family protein, whose product MQYIFEQLVTDINEMNRRYYLVKSTGTDYDFYKEVMPYVEDIDNKLEAFINNYEQINAIPYMTKEKFNLLTSNIHSLSVECHFQRTSKKLFTEMLKSVQYDLKNILMYNV is encoded by the coding sequence GTGCAATATATTTTCGAACAACTTGTAACAGATATTAATGAAATGAATCGTCGTTATTATTTAGTAAAATCAACAGGTACAGATTATGATTTCTACAAAGAAGTCATGCCATATGTTGAAGATATTGACAATAAACTCGAAGCATTTATCAATAATTATGAACAAATAAATGCTATTCCATATATGACGAAAGAAAAATTTAATTTGTTAACTTCAAATATTCATTCTTTATCGGTGGAATGTCATTTTCAAAGAACAAGTAAAAAACTGTTCACGGAAATGTTGAAAAGTGTTCAGTACGATCTAAAAAATATTTTAATGTATAATGTTTAA
- a CDS encoding DUF1273 domain-containing protein produces MVKTVYVIGYKSFELNIFKDDAPEVSYLKKFIAHKLEQLLDEGLEWVLIQGQMGIELWTAEVVIHLKESYPDLKLGIITPFFGHTDRWNESNQSKYTSIAQQADFIESIHHTEYQGLFQFKQADQFMLDHTDYTILIYDEEQEASPKFFKTMLVEFMEKTNYTYDIVTFDELTDFINDLQWSQDQSFE; encoded by the coding sequence ATGGTTAAAACTGTTTATGTTATTGGGTATAAATCTTTTGAATTAAATATATTCAAAGATGATGCTCCAGAAGTTTCCTATTTAAAGAAATTTATAGCGCATAAATTAGAACAACTTTTAGATGAAGGATTGGAATGGGTTCTGATACAAGGACAGATGGGTATAGAGTTGTGGACAGCAGAAGTAGTCATTCATCTCAAAGAAAGTTACCCTGACTTAAAACTCGGTATAATTACACCATTCTTTGGTCACACAGATCGTTGGAATGAAAGTAATCAATCAAAGTATACCTCTATCGCACAGCAAGCTGATTTTATCGAAAGCATTCATCACACTGAGTATCAAGGACTTTTTCAATTTAAACAAGCTGATCAGTTTATGTTAGATCACACTGATTACACCATTCTGATTTATGATGAAGAACAAGAGGCAAGTCCAAAATTCTTCAAGACTATGTTAGTTGAATTTATGGAAAAAACAAACTATACTTATGATATTGTGACGTTTGATGAACTCACTGACTTCATCAACGACTTGCAGTGGTCTCAAGATCAAAGTTTCGAATGA
- the gpsB gene encoding cell division regulator GpsB, whose amino-acid sequence MSDVSLKLSAKDIYEKDFEKTMARGYRREEVDAFLDDIITDYQKMADMNNEVVKLSEENHKLKKELEELRLRVATSRPQENKSFSSNSSNNASNNVDILKRISNLEKAVFGK is encoded by the coding sequence ATGTCAGATGTTTCATTAAAATTATCAGCAAAAGATATTTATGAAAAAGATTTCGAAAAAACTATGGCACGAGGCTATAGAAGAGAAGAAGTAGACGCTTTTTTAGATGATATTATTACAGATTATCAAAAAATGGCGGATATGAATAACGAAGTTGTAAAACTTTCCGAAGAAAATCATAAATTGAAAAAAGAACTTGAAGAATTAAGATTACGTGTTGCCACATCGAGACCACAGGAAAATAAAAGCTTTTCTTCAAATAGTTCTAACAACGCTTCAAATAACGTGGATATCCTAAAACGTATCTCAAATTTAGAAAAAGCTGTATTCGGCAAATAA
- a CDS encoding THUMP domain-containing class I SAM-dependent RNA methyltransferase, which translates to MFQLLTVCPMGLEAVVAKEIQELGYDTHVENGRIFFEGDETTIVKCNLWLRTANRIKIVMGRFDAKSFDELFEQTKVLPWETIIDKEDYFPVQGRSVKSTLHSVPDCQAITKKAIVERLKHAYQETGWLNETGAKYPVEVAIHKDNVLLTIDTSGSGLNKRGYRLAQGEAPIKETLAASLIRLANWKGDTPLIDPFCGSGTIAIEACLIAQNIAPGFNREFVSEEWNIMPPNIYDRLRDEADQMANYDKEIEVYASDIDPEMVDIAKRNAEEVGLSDIIQFGIKDVNTLTIDKEEPVALVGNPPYGERIGDRDEVEEMYRYIGTLMKQHPFLSAYILTSNKEFEYLVNRKATKRRKLFNGYIECTYYQYWGKKPNFKK; encoded by the coding sequence GTGTTTCAATTATTAACAGTATGTCCAATGGGATTAGAAGCAGTAGTTGCAAAGGAAATACAAGAACTTGGCTATGACACTCACGTCGAGAACGGACGCATTTTCTTTGAAGGTGATGAAACTACAATCGTTAAATGTAATTTATGGTTGCGCACAGCTAACAGAATTAAAATTGTAATGGGTCGCTTTGATGCAAAATCATTTGATGAGTTATTTGAACAAACAAAAGTATTGCCTTGGGAAACGATTATTGATAAAGAAGACTATTTTCCAGTTCAAGGGCGTAGTGTTAAATCAACACTTCATAGCGTACCTGATTGCCAGGCGATTACTAAAAAAGCGATAGTAGAACGATTAAAACATGCTTATCAAGAAACAGGATGGTTAAATGAAACAGGTGCCAAGTATCCAGTTGAAGTAGCAATACATAAAGATAATGTTCTACTTACAATTGATACATCAGGTTCTGGTTTAAATAAACGTGGTTACCGTCTAGCTCAAGGTGAAGCTCCAATTAAAGAAACTTTGGCGGCAAGTTTAATACGTTTAGCAAATTGGAAAGGTGATACACCTCTTATCGATCCATTTTGTGGCTCGGGGACGATTGCGATTGAGGCGTGTTTAATTGCACAAAACATTGCACCAGGCTTCAATAGAGAGTTTGTGTCAGAAGAGTGGAATATAATGCCTCCGAATATTTATGACCGATTAAGAGACGAAGCTGACCAAATGGCTAATTATGATAAAGAAATTGAAGTATATGCATCCGATATCGATCCAGAAATGGTTGATATTGCTAAGCGTAATGCTGAAGAAGTAGGGCTTAGCGACATTATTCAATTTGGCATCAAGGATGTAAACACATTAACCATCGATAAAGAAGAACCTGTAGCGCTGGTAGGAAATCCTCCATATGGTGAACGTATCGGCGACCGTGACGAAGTAGAAGAAATGTACCGCTACATCGGAACTTTAATGAAACAACATCCATTTTTATCTGCTTATATTTTAACAAGTAATAAAGAATTTGAATATTTAGTTAATCGTAAAGCGACTAAACGTCGTAAACTATTTAATGGTTATATTGAATGTACGTATTATCAATATTGGGGCAAAAAACCTAATTTTAAAAAATAA
- a CDS encoding SDR family oxidoreductase translates to MKTVLIIGANGRVSIQATKIFLENSRFNVDLFLRNAHRIPDYASNRVKVFEGDAKNAEDLEKALDQVDVVFASLSGSLDKQAETIVKAMDNKNVKRLIFVAAPGIYDELPEPFNEWNKEQFGKKLNLYRKASDIIESSDLDYTIIRPGCLTDKNENVFEITTKNETFKGTEVSRKSVASLAVQIAKNPELHSKENIGVNKPGTEGDKPAWFN, encoded by the coding sequence ATGAAGACTGTTTTGATTATTGGAGCAAATGGTAGAGTATCTATCCAAGCTACTAAAATATTTCTAGAAAACTCAAGATTTAACGTTGACCTATTCTTAAGAAATGCTCATCGTATCCCTGATTACGCTTCTAATCGAGTTAAAGTTTTTGAGGGAGACGCAAAAAATGCTGAAGACCTTGAAAAAGCTTTAGATCAAGTTGACGTAGTATTCGCAAGTTTATCAGGATCATTAGATAAACAAGCTGAAACAATTGTCAAAGCAATGGATAATAAAAACGTTAAAAGACTTATCTTTGTTGCAGCACCTGGTATTTATGACGAACTACCAGAACCATTCAATGAGTGGAACAAAGAACAATTTGGTAAAAAATTAAATCTATATCGTAAAGCTTCTGACATTATTGAAAGCTCAGATTTAGATTACACAATTATTCGTCCAGGTTGTCTCACTGATAAGAATGAAAATGTATTTGAAATTACAACTAAAAATGAAACATTTAAAGGAACTGAAGTTTCTAGAAAAAGTGTGGCTTCACTTGCCGTTCAAATTGCTAAAAATCCAGAACTTCATTCCAAAGAAAATATTGGAGTTAATAAACCAGGGACAGAAGGCGATAAACCAGCTTGGTTTAACTGA
- a CDS encoding dynamin family protein: MANKDQLDILYKLKKEVEKSNNTILVNTINQVIKKVYLNQYTASFVGHFSAGKSTLINLLLEQDILPTSPVPTTSNTAIVSVAEEPGIIANLPHQQYTKLKTYDNVKQMNRQNMDVESVEINFQSGKFNQGFTLQDTPGVDSNVATHQSTTKQFMYTSNMMFYTVDYNHVQSALNFKFMKRINDVGIPIVFVINQIDKHNEEEISFETFKSRVEKYIKDLNIKLEHTYYVSKFEHPKNELHELSDFLVSIDLHRESIEDYVNRTVNFITDGQLAYIQNELQDILDTLDIEKDYFEEAYIKFQQNQEVSEEAKLLNDSEKLLNYLNQKRKDILENAYIMTYDMRESLHSYLESQSADFKVGGLFNKKKKKEETQVQRLNKATTELQDKVNQQIRQPLREDMSFLTRFINNKHVNEHILNQDYVIDSSLISNLYQPQTSISNTYVLTFSDKVVKALNKMIEHQSNPLFKEVIQHAEAKEIAADEDEDRQIYERFIELRQLRESLTTHNYQHYYIHLDDSLDKLIGRTEVNYRLKQENSTAYYQMHQQKDQEKVVTTKQVDIQNALKIVEDVPLFECAKKDIQDTIQRLNQKVTKIGVFGTFSAGKSSLINALIGNQYLVSSPNPTTAATTELSYGNHIEITLKSEDQLLEEVNRVLEFYDISFNSLEEFIHSDFKKLKSQLEKNQLAFISAIEQHYKTYIDMLHQGIVHSVSQEDVKKWSDEDEYATFIKTVHFKLPLDWLKGKIIVDSLGLHSNNQRHTNETEQILTSSDLILYVSYFNHSFTDNDKAFIEHMKDMNQLNENQAFKMVINAVDLAENEEDLNAVKDYVADALSQVNLQSEIYGVSSKRALKEEDQGINQLRHRVQHFADVESKIILEQQMIYQLEQMNVSYKEMIEEFHHNKDQIRQRQQKLSQYKNRERLDSQTIDITSQHTINEVDEQIYHLNERLKIQLLDEVKSVYNSQMTQNNDFNEEKKLSTKTYLDQIHQRLYLEQSLITERIKKYFNSQLSEQVAPTIKKLNELHIIVNAGFDVKPPINETPYLRIDLNEMGQALPKQLTKHKILNPNAQKDIQEQISQSTLKLLQNNLSELRQHLDNDVKEMAQQAAQQFKQLEETIQAQIDELLLFKLDDTLIQQLETKTIQLDNIL; the protein is encoded by the coding sequence ATGGCAAATAAAGATCAATTAGATATTTTATATAAATTAAAAAAAGAAGTCGAAAAATCAAACAATACTATTTTAGTAAACACAATTAATCAAGTCATAAAAAAAGTTTATTTAAATCAATATACCGCTTCATTTGTAGGACACTTTTCAGCAGGAAAATCTACACTCATAAATTTATTATTAGAACAAGATATTTTACCGACTTCTCCTGTACCTACTACAAGTAACACGGCTATAGTGTCAGTAGCAGAAGAACCAGGGATTATTGCTAATTTACCACACCAACAATATACAAAATTAAAGACATATGACAATGTTAAGCAAATGAATCGACAAAATATGGATGTTGAATCGGTAGAAATTAACTTTCAATCTGGTAAGTTTAATCAAGGGTTTACACTCCAAGACACTCCAGGGGTAGATTCAAATGTTGCGACCCATCAATCAACTACAAAGCAGTTTATGTATACGAGTAATATGATGTTCTACACTGTTGATTATAACCACGTGCAATCTGCATTAAATTTCAAATTTATGAAACGTATCAATGACGTTGGTATCCCCATTGTATTTGTGATTAATCAGATAGATAAACATAATGAAGAGGAAATTTCTTTTGAGACATTTAAATCTCGCGTAGAAAAATATATTAAAGATTTGAATATCAAACTCGAACATACGTATTACGTTTCTAAATTTGAACATCCTAAAAATGAATTACACGAACTTTCTGATTTTCTAGTTTCAATAGACCTTCATCGCGAATCTATTGAAGACTATGTCAATCGCACAGTAAACTTTATTACTGATGGACAACTGGCATACATCCAAAATGAATTACAAGATATTCTTGATACTTTAGATATAGAAAAAGATTATTTTGAAGAAGCCTATATCAAATTCCAACAAAATCAAGAAGTGAGCGAAGAGGCAAAACTTCTCAATGATTCTGAGAAACTGTTAAATTATTTAAATCAAAAGCGTAAAGACATATTAGAGAATGCTTATATTATGACTTATGATATGAGAGAATCATTGCATTCTTATTTAGAAAGTCAATCAGCTGATTTTAAAGTAGGTGGACTTTTTAATAAGAAAAAGAAAAAAGAAGAAACACAGGTGCAACGTTTAAATAAAGCGACAACTGAACTTCAAGACAAAGTCAATCAGCAAATTCGTCAACCACTTCGTGAAGACATGTCATTCTTAACGCGATTTATCAATAATAAACACGTTAATGAACACATCTTAAATCAAGATTATGTCATCGATTCATCGTTAATTTCTAATCTCTATCAACCACAAACAAGTATTAGTAATACATATGTACTCACATTTTCAGATAAAGTGGTTAAGGCGTTAAATAAAATGATAGAGCATCAATCCAACCCGTTGTTTAAAGAAGTTATACAACATGCTGAAGCTAAAGAAATTGCTGCAGATGAAGATGAAGACAGACAAATATATGAAAGGTTTATTGAATTAAGACAGTTAAGAGAATCTCTTACTACTCATAATTATCAACACTACTATATTCATTTAGACGATTCTTTAGATAAACTCATCGGTAGAACTGAGGTGAACTATAGACTCAAACAAGAAAATTCCACTGCATATTACCAAATGCATCAACAGAAAGATCAAGAAAAAGTTGTGACAACTAAACAAGTTGATATCCAAAATGCACTAAAAATAGTGGAAGATGTACCATTATTTGAATGCGCGAAAAAAGATATTCAAGATACTATTCAAAGACTTAATCAGAAAGTTACTAAAATTGGAGTGTTCGGTACCTTCAGTGCTGGTAAAAGTAGTCTAATCAATGCGCTAATTGGTAATCAATATTTAGTAAGCTCGCCAAATCCAACCACTGCCGCAACGACAGAATTGTCATATGGTAATCACATTGAAATTACTTTAAAATCAGAAGACCAACTCCTTGAAGAAGTAAATCGAGTATTAGAATTCTATGACATCTCTTTTAATTCTTTAGAAGAGTTTATTCATAGTGATTTTAAAAAATTAAAATCACAACTTGAAAAGAATCAACTCGCCTTTATTAGCGCGATAGAACAACACTATAAAACGTATATAGATATGCTTCATCAAGGTATTGTTCATTCAGTTTCTCAAGAAGATGTTAAAAAATGGAGTGACGAAGATGAATATGCAACATTTATTAAAACGGTACATTTTAAACTTCCTTTAGATTGGTTAAAAGGAAAAATTATCGTAGATTCTCTCGGACTTCATTCAAATAATCAACGTCATACAAATGAAACCGAACAAATTTTAACTTCATCAGACCTTATTTTATATGTGAGTTACTTTAATCATTCATTTACAGATAATGACAAAGCATTTATTGAACATATGAAAGACATGAATCAATTAAACGAGAATCAAGCTTTTAAAATGGTCATTAATGCAGTTGATTTAGCTGAAAATGAGGAAGATTTAAATGCTGTAAAAGATTATGTTGCAGATGCTCTAAGTCAAGTCAATCTTCAATCTGAAATTTACGGTGTTTCAAGTAAAAGGGCACTCAAAGAAGAAGATCAAGGTATCAACCAACTACGTCATCGTGTCCAACACTTTGCAGACGTTGAATCTAAAATCATTTTAGAACAGCAAATGATATACCAACTTGAACAAATGAATGTATCATACAAAGAAATGATTGAAGAATTTCATCATAATAAAGATCAAATACGTCAGAGACAACAAAAGTTATCTCAGTACAAAAATCGAGAACGCTTAGATTCTCAAACGATTGACATTACATCACAGCACACTATAAATGAAGTTGATGAACAAATTTACCATCTTAATGAACGTTTAAAAATACAACTTCTGGATGAAGTTAAATCTGTATATAATAGTCAAATGACACAAAACAACGATTTTAATGAAGAAAAAAAATTATCTACAAAGACATACCTTGATCAGATTCATCAAAGATTGTACTTAGAACAATCATTAATCACAGAAAGAATTAAAAAATATTTTAATTCACAACTTAGTGAACAAGTTGCGCCAACTATTAAGAAATTAAATGAACTACACATTATAGTCAATGCTGGCTTTGATGTAAAACCGCCAATAAATGAAACGCCTTATTTAAGAATTGATTTAAATGAAATGGGTCAAGCATTACCAAAGCAATTAACTAAACATAAAATATTAAACCCAAATGCTCAAAAAGACATACAAGAACAGATATCACAATCAACACTAAAATTATTACAAAACAATTTAAGCGAATTAAGACAGCATCTTGATAATGATGTTAAAGAAATGGCTCAACAAGCTGCGCAACAATTTAAACAATTGGAAGAAACCATTCAAGCACAAATTGATGAATTACTGTTATTTAAATTAGATGATACACTCATCCAACAACTTGAAACTAAAACAATACAATTAGATAATATTCTATAA
- a CDS encoding 5'-3' exonuclease codes for MTQRVLLVDGMALLFRHFYATSLHNQFMYNSEGVPTNGIQGFVRHVFSAIKEIHPTHIAVCWDMGQETFRNEMFDGYKQNRPTPPAELIPQFDYVKEISQHFGFVNVGVVNYEADDVIGSLAQTYSQQNEVFIITGDRDILQCINTNVEVWLTKKGFNIYNRYTLDRFKEEYGIEPKQLIDVKALMGDSADGYPGVRGIGEKTAIKLIQNHQSVENVIENISTLTSLQQKKINNNIHNLHLSKSLAEIYTRVPIETEQLFKDMEYAHTLNDILSICNEHELYISGKYLASNF; via the coding sequence ATGACTCAGAGAGTCTTACTTGTCGATGGAATGGCGTTATTATTTAGACATTTTTATGCGACAAGCTTACACAATCAATTTATGTATAATTCAGAGGGGGTTCCTACAAATGGCATTCAAGGATTTGTCAGACATGTTTTTAGTGCTATTAAAGAAATTCATCCAACACATATTGCAGTTTGTTGGGACATGGGACAAGAAACATTTCGAAATGAAATGTTTGATGGCTACAAACAAAATCGACCAACCCCACCAGCAGAATTAATCCCTCAATTCGATTACGTCAAAGAAATTTCACAACACTTTGGCTTTGTAAATGTGGGTGTTGTAAACTACGAAGCTGATGATGTGATTGGTAGTCTTGCACAAACTTATTCACAACAAAATGAAGTCTTTATCATTACAGGAGACAGAGACATTCTACAATGTATTAATACAAATGTTGAAGTCTGGCTGACTAAGAAAGGATTTAATATTTATAACCGTTATACTTTAGATCGTTTCAAAGAGGAATATGGCATAGAACCGAAACAACTCATCGATGTAAAAGCATTAATGGGGGACTCCGCTGATGGTTACCCAGGTGTAAGAGGAATCGGTGAAAAGACCGCTATCAAACTAATACAAAATCATCAAAGCGTTGAAAATGTCATCGAAAATATCTCAACACTTACATCATTACAACAAAAGAAAATTAACAATAACATTCACAACCTTCATTTATCCAAATCTTTAGCAGAAATCTACACACGGGTTCCAATTGAAACCGAGCAGCTCTTTAAAGATATGGAATACGCGCATACACTAAACGATATTTTATCCATTTGCAATGAACATGAGTTATACATTTCAGGAAAATATTTAGCTAGTAACTTTTAA
- a CDS encoding ribonuclease HI family protein yields the protein MAKVFFDAATKGNPGRSACAVVVKEESERHVFTHDLGERDNHSAEWAAMLHALEHARELQVPNALLYTDSKLIEDSINRGNVKNLKFKPYFDNIKILEQSFELMFVKWLPRNQNKEANQLAQQALYQLTKK from the coding sequence ATGGCAAAAGTATTTTTTGATGCTGCTACTAAAGGTAATCCAGGTCGTAGCGCATGTGCGGTTGTTGTGAAAGAAGAATCAGAACGACATGTGTTTACACATGACTTAGGAGAGAGGGATAATCACAGTGCTGAGTGGGCTGCAATGTTACATGCATTGGAACATGCCAGAGAACTTCAAGTACCCAACGCTTTACTTTACACAGATTCTAAGTTAATTGAGGATAGTATTAATAGAGGAAATGTTAAAAATCTGAAATTTAAACCTTATTTTGATAATATCAAAATTTTGGAACAAAGTTTCGAGTTGATGTTCGTTAAATGGCTTCCACGAAATCAAAATAAAGAGGCCAACCAACTTGCACAACAAGCATTATATCAATTAACTAAAAAGTGA